A single genomic interval of Brevibacillus brevis harbors:
- a CDS encoding ComF family protein, translated as MTSGMCVRCGGHITALQKETVVREKARQLSNQANYPVIYRMLKGLMLCGACLNALPVVGRDICQRCGRDKEIQASIGNEGLCRDCVYGEDEQILVANRSLLRYEKGEKDLLGMFKYRGDERLALYYGTLLAITVQRYYRSMSFTCITTVPLHPQRLRERGFNQVDLLARHLGAAIKIPVRPLLRRAKDTPKLSKQRGRAARHESMREAFVWDSEDRPSAAKILLMDDIYTTGSTLRSCARTIREHLGPSCEIYSLTIYR; from the coding sequence ATGACCAGTGGGATGTGTGTACGTTGTGGTGGACATATCACAGCTCTCCAAAAGGAAACGGTCGTTCGTGAAAAGGCCCGACAGCTATCCAATCAGGCGAACTATCCAGTCATCTACCGGATGTTAAAAGGGCTTATGTTGTGTGGAGCTTGTCTTAATGCTTTGCCTGTGGTTGGGCGTGATATTTGCCAGCGGTGCGGGCGGGATAAGGAGATTCAGGCTAGTATCGGCAACGAAGGGCTATGCAGGGATTGTGTTTATGGAGAAGATGAGCAGATATTGGTGGCAAATCGAAGCTTGCTTCGCTATGAAAAAGGAGAGAAGGATTTGCTCGGAATGTTTAAATACCGCGGTGACGAGCGGCTAGCTTTATACTACGGTACGCTTCTCGCCATTACGGTTCAGCGTTATTACAGGTCCATGAGTTTTACCTGTATCACGACGGTTCCTTTACATCCGCAACGTTTGCGGGAACGCGGCTTTAATCAGGTGGATTTGCTGGCCCGCCATTTAGGAGCAGCGATCAAGATTCCCGTGAGACCATTGCTACGTCGAGCGAAGGACACCCCGAAGCTAAGCAAACAGAGAGGGCGCGCAGCACGTCACGAAAGCATGCGCGAAGCTTTTGTATGGGATAGCGAGGATAGGCCCTCTGCTGCTAAAATCCTGCTCATGGACGATATTTATACGACTGGTTCGACGTTGCGTTCGTGCGCGAGGACAATCAGAGAACATTTGGGGCCAAGCTGTGAAATATATTCCTTGACAATATACCGATAG
- a CDS encoding flagellar protein FlgN, giving the protein MNRLYDLLDNLIQLHKALYTLAMHKKEVLVKGNVDELIAITRQEQKLIKGVTEAEAARQQVVKELTAQKGFALQEGTLAELIKLTTSAEEKMRLTSCRNELSRIVTELRDANDLNQQLLEQSLSFVNMTLDLITDTPEDDFIYGRPTSDTYRQANRTFFNKKA; this is encoded by the coding sequence ATGAACAGACTCTACGATCTGCTCGACAACTTGATCCAGTTGCACAAAGCCTTGTACACCTTAGCCATGCACAAAAAAGAGGTGCTGGTAAAAGGGAATGTGGATGAATTGATAGCCATTACACGCCAGGAGCAAAAACTGATCAAGGGCGTCACAGAAGCTGAAGCAGCCCGCCAGCAAGTTGTAAAAGAACTGACAGCACAGAAGGGCTTTGCGCTGCAAGAAGGCACACTGGCTGAATTGATCAAGTTGACGACCAGTGCGGAAGAGAAGATGCGACTCACTTCCTGTCGTAATGAGCTAAGCCGGATTGTGACCGAACTGCGCGATGCTAACGACCTGAATCAGCAGTTACTGGAGCAATCCCTTTCTTTTGTAAACATGACGCTCGACCTGATCACGGATACGCCCGAGGACGACTTCATCTACGGAAGACCGACCTCGGATACGTATCGTCAGGCTAATCGAACTTTTTTCAATAAAAAAGCGTAA
- a CDS encoding TIGR03826 family flagellar region protein, which translates to MSMGKLANCSRCDAVFVQAVRDICPKCHKEVEQEYEACAQFLRKRENRGSNIHQVSEATGVSVKQITKFIKEGRISVAGNPNLGYPCERCGFLIRAGNICESCLKGLKHEITQQLEVEQRLEDLQRADLAQAAYRRKQNSDE; encoded by the coding sequence ATGTCTATGGGCAAGTTGGCAAACTGCTCGCGGTGTGATGCTGTATTTGTACAAGCAGTCCGTGACATTTGCCCCAAATGTCATAAAGAAGTGGAACAAGAATATGAAGCATGCGCCCAGTTTTTGCGTAAGCGCGAAAATCGCGGATCGAATATTCACCAAGTAAGCGAAGCTACAGGCGTGAGCGTGAAGCAAATCACGAAATTTATCAAAGAAGGGCGCATTTCAGTTGCTGGAAATCCCAACCTTGGCTATCCATGTGAGCGCTGCGGTTTTTTGATTCGAGCAGGCAACATTTGCGAATCTTGTCTAAAAGGCTTGAAGCACGAAATCACGCAACAACTCGAGGTAGAGCAACGATTGGAGGATCTCCAACGCGCCGATCTGGCTCAGGCAGCTTATCGAAGAAAGCAGAATAGTGACGAATAG
- the flgM gene encoding flagellar biosynthesis anti-sigma factor FlgM: protein MRINEPNRVGMINAYNKTGNNQVGKSGKIPMGKDEVNISTEALEMQKQVEDVNSPQRREKVEQLKKQVEEGKYHVSSERIADKLLSFWKKL, encoded by the coding sequence ATGCGGATTAATGAACCTAACCGTGTCGGGATGATCAATGCTTACAACAAGACAGGTAACAACCAGGTAGGCAAAAGCGGCAAAATCCCGATGGGCAAGGATGAAGTGAACATTTCCACAGAAGCGCTGGAAATGCAAAAGCAAGTAGAGGATGTCAACTCTCCACAACGTCGGGAAAAAGTGGAGCAGTTGAAGAAGCAAGTGGAGGAAGGAAAATATCACGTCTCAAGTGAGCGAATCGCTGATAAGCTCCTGTCCTTTTGGAAAAAGCTGTAA